AGCACCCACGCGTCGAACGGCTCGCTCACCGTCCCGCCGAGACGCCGCACCGAGCGGTCCTCGAGGGCCTTCAAGAGCTTGGCTTGCAGTCCCTCCGGTAGCAGGCCGACCTCGTCGAGGAAGATGGTGCCGCGATGCGCGGTCTGAAACAGCCCCGCCTTCGATTGCCGCGCGTCCGTGAAGGCGCCCCGCACGTAGCCGAACAGCTCGGCCTCGAGAAGCGTGTCGGGAATGGCCGCGCAGTTGATGGGGACGAACGGGCCGCTCGCGCGTGCGCTCGACCGGTGCAGCAGGTGGGCGACGAGACCCTTGCCGGTTCCCGTCTCGCCGACGATGAGGATCGAGGGAAGCCGGTGGCCGGGTTGCTGGCGAGCGACCAGGTGCTGGATCTGATCCCGCACCTTCTCCATGGCGGGGCTCGAGCCGATGAGCTCTGCCAGCTCGTTCACAGCGTGGCTAGCTTACTGCGCGGGCGGTAGGCGCGCACCAGATTTCGCGGCGCGCCACATCCAGGAGCGCTTACCCGCCGATGACGAACGCGCGGGCCGCGCCGACGATCTCGGGGCCCACCTCCGAGAGGTCGCCCTCGCGGAGCAGCCGGGCCGGCGACCGATCACCGAGCTGGGGGTTGAGCCCCTGAAACCATGCCTGCGCGACCTCGTGGGAATCGTGCCGGGCGATGAGCGAGGCGACCTGCAGCGCCAGCCGCAGACGCGGTGCGACGCTGCCGTCCTTGGGGCCGCGGCCCCGCGCCCCCCACTCGTGCACGGCGCGCGTCTCTGACACCTTCGCGATATAGGCCACCAGCCGGGCGCCGAGGATGTCGATCAGCTCGCGGATCACCATGGCGAACGGCGCCCGCATCGCGGAGTCGTGCGCCTGCAGGTCGGGGCGCGGGCTGGCCGATCGGCCGGTCGACCGGGATGCCGCCATGAGAATCACCTCCCGTATGCCCATGGTACACCGGTCTAATCACAATTCAGTCCCAATCTAACGACGCTCGGCTGCCAGCTCCTTCACCACCGCCTCGGCCAGGCGAGCATATTGCGATGCGTCATTGTAGAGCTGGGCGGAGATGCGGATCAGCCGCTTCGGCGGCGCCGGCCACCGCATGATCGGCACCTCGAAGCCCCGGCCCTCGAAGAGCCGGCCCTGGATCGGATCGCGGGCCCGCCAGGTCGGATCGGTGGCCGGGCTGTCCGGCAGGATCATGCTGGCGATCGAGCCGATCATCTCGTCGGGGCAGGCCGGCTCAATGCCGACCGCCGCGCAGATCAGCCGCCGCGCTTCGAGGGCCAGCGCGCGATTGCGCGCCATCAGCGCCGGCCATCCGCCCGGCACCAGCCCGCCGAGGTAGTCGATCGCCATCGGCACGGTGAGCCACGCGGTGGGATCCTGCGTGCCCGTCCAGTCGAACTCGAGCCGGAAGCGCGTGCGGCCCGCGCGCTCGCCCCTGGCCCCGTGGCTGATCGTGAGCGGATGGACGTCCGCCTGCCGATCGCGGCGCACCCAGAGGAACGCGGAGCCCTTGGGCGTGCACAGCCACTTGTGGCAGTTGGCGCTGTAGTAGGCGGCGCCGAGGCGGCGCAGATCGAGCGGCACCATGCCGGGCGCGTGCGCGCCGTCCACCAGCGTCTCGATGCCCCGCGCGGCCAGCGCGTCGATCAGCCGCTCGATGGGCAGGACGAGCGCGGTGGGGCTCGTGATGTGATCCAGCAGCGCCAGCCGCGTGCGCGAGGTGGCCTTCGCGAGCACGCGGTCCACGATCTCCTGGGCCGAGACGACCGGGAACGGAATGGTGGCGACCACCACCCGCGCGCCGGTCCGCTCCGCCACGTAGTCGAGCGTGTTGCGGCAGGCCTGGTAGCAATGATCGGTGGTCAGCAGCTCGTCGCCCGGAGACAGACGCAGCGAGCGCAGCACCGCGTTGACCCCGCCGGTGGCGTTGGCGACGAACGCCAGATCGTCGGCGTCGGCGCCCACGAAGGCGGCGAGGGCGGCGCGCGCCGCGTCGAGGCGCTGGTCGAGATCGCGCCCGAGGAAGCGCACCGGCTCCGCCTCCATCTCCGCGCGCAGCGCGGCCTGGTGGCGGAGCACCTCGCGCGGGCAGGCTCCGTAGGAGCCGTGGTTCAGGAAGGTGACGGCCGGATCGAGCGGCCAGAGGGCCGCCCATTCGCGCTCGCTCGTCGGCATGATCAGAACCCCGGGGGTGGGCGGAAGCCGCCGACGACGTCGGCGAGGCGGCCGGCCAGGTCGATGGACGTGGCGTCCTCGAGATACGGCCCGACGATCTGCACGCCGACCGGCAGCCCGCCCGCCGTGAGGCCGACCGGCGCGGTGGTCGCGGGCAGACCGGCGAGCGACGCGAAGGAAGTCCAGAAGCAGATGTCCAGATACGGTCGCTCGCCGCGCGGGGTAGCGAGCACGCGCAGCAGCGGGGTGCCGGCCGGATCGTGGGGAAACGCCGGGACCAGCGCGGTGGGCAGCAGGAAGGCGTCGTGGGTGCGGAAGTACGCCTGCCACACCCCGCGCGCCTGGCGACGGCGCGTCTCCATGGCCTGCATGTAGGCGTCGGAGGCGGTGACCGCGAGCGCGTACCGCGCGAGATAGGAGCCGTCCTGCACCGCCGCGCGCTGACGCAGCGCGGGGATCTGATCGGCGTGGACCGGCGGCACGAAGTGGGCCACGAGCAGCATGTAGTAGGTGTCGAACTGATCCTCGGCCGTCATGCCCTGGGGCCAGCCCTCGGTGAGCTGCGCCCCCGCCTTGCGCAGCGCCTCGACCGTCGCGGCCAGGGCGTCGCCCACCTCGGGCGATACCGGGCAGCGCGGATGGTCGAGCACGTAGCCGATGCGGTAGTCGGCCAGCCGCGCCCCGCGCGCCGGCGGCAGCGACCAGCGCCACGCGCGCGCCTCGTCGCCGTCGGGGCCGCCCAGCGCCTCGAGGGCCACGCGCAGGTCCGCCGCGGAGCGGGCGAGCGGCCCGGCCACCGGCAGCGTGGACGGCGGCGTCGCGGGAATGCCGGGCGGCGGCGGGATGTGGCCGCGGAGCGGGATCACGTCGAGCGACGACTTGTGGCCGTAGACCCCGCAGAAGTGCGACGGGATCCGGACGGAGCCGGCCAGGTCGGATCCCACCTCCAGGTACGTGAGGCCCGCCGCGAGAGCGGCGGCCCCGCCGCCGGTCGAGCCGCCCGGCGTGCGCGTGACGTCCCACGGATTGTTGGTCTGGCCGTACACCGCGTTGTAGGTCTGCCAGTCGGCGTTGAACATGGGCACGTTGGTCTTGCCCAGGATGACCATGCCGGCGGCCCGGAGGCGCGCGGCCACCGCCGCGTCGCGCGCGGGCACGTGGCTGCGCAGCGCGGGCGATCCCGCGGCGGTGGTGACGCCCGCGACCTCGAAGCAGTCCTTGATGGTGCACGGCACGCCGTGGAGCGGGCCCCGCCAGTCGCGCCGCGCCGCCGCTAGGTCGGCAGCCCGCGCGCGCTCGGCCGCGTCGCCGGCGAGGGCCACCACCGCGTTGAGCTTGCCGTTGTGCTGCCCGATGCGGTCGAGCATCCGAGTGGTCAGCTCGAGCGACGAGATCTGCCCGCCGCGGATCGCCCGCCCCGCGTCCAGGGCCGAGACGAAATCGAGCGCGACGTCGGCCGCACGGCCCGCGCGCGCCGGCATCACGGCCGCTCCCGCGAGGGCCAGGCCTCCCGCGAGCAGCGACCGACGGGTGAGATCGGGAGCGGTCACGCGCGGCGCGCCTACGGCGTCTCGTCGCCCGGCGCGGGCATCGTCCGGCCGGTGGAGACCCGCGCCGGGAAGCGGGCCAGCGCGGTCTCGTCCAGCTCGATGCCGAGACCGGGCTCCGTCGGCACGTCAACGTAGCCTTCTCGTATCTCGATGGGCGGCCGGGCGATCTCGCGCCCGCGCGCCTCGAAGTTCACGAAGTATTCGGTGATGAGAAAGTTCGGGATCGCCGCGGAGACGTGCAGGGTGGCGGCGAGCCCGACCGTGGTCGAGTTGTAGTTGTGGGGCGACACGGTGACGAGCGAGGGCTCGGCCATCTGGGCGATGGCGCGCAGCTCCTGGATGCCGCCGCAGTTGCAGACGTCGGGGTTGACGATGTCGGCGGCGCGCAGCTCGAAGCAGCGTCGGAACTCGGCGCGGGTGTACAGCTCCTCGCCGGTCACGATCGGGATCGCGATCTGCCGCCGGCACTCGGCGAGCGCCTCCAGGTTGGTGGACGACACCGGCTCCTCGTACCAGAACGGCCGGTAGCGCTCCATCGCGCGGGCGATGCGGACGGCGTGCATGGGCGCCAGGCGCCGATGCACCTCGATCAGCAGGTCGACCGCCGGCCCTACCGCTTCGCGCACCGCGGCCACGCTGGCCACCGCCGCCTCCTCGGCCTCGCGCGAGA
Above is a genomic segment from Candidatus Methylomirabilota bacterium containing:
- a CDS encoding aminotransferase class V-fold PLP-dependent enzyme, with protein sequence MPTSEREWAALWPLDPAVTFLNHGSYGACPREVLRHQAALRAEMEAEPVRFLGRDLDQRLDAARAALAAFVGADADDLAFVANATGGVNAVLRSLRLSPGDELLTTDHCYQACRNTLDYVAERTGARVVVATIPFPVVSAQEIVDRVLAKATSRTRLALLDHITSPTALVLPIERLIDALAARGIETLVDGAHAPGMVPLDLRRLGAAYYSANCHKWLCTPKGSAFLWVRRDRQADVHPLTISHGARGERAGRTRFRLEFDWTGTQDPTAWLTVPMAIDYLGGLVPGGWPALMARNRALALEARRLICAAVGIEPACPDEMIGSIASMILPDSPATDPTWRARDPIQGRLFEGRGFEVPIMRWPAPPKRLIRISAQLYNDASQYARLAEAVVKELAAERR
- a CDS encoding amidase, with amino-acid sequence MTAPDLTRRSLLAGGLALAGAAVMPARAGRAADVALDFVSALDAGRAIRGGQISSLELTTRMLDRIGQHNGKLNAVVALAGDAAERARAADLAAARRDWRGPLHGVPCTIKDCFEVAGVTTAAGSPALRSHVPARDAAVAARLRAAGMVILGKTNVPMFNADWQTYNAVYGQTNNPWDVTRTPGGSTGGGAAALAAGLTYLEVGSDLAGSVRIPSHFCGVYGHKSSLDVIPLRGHIPPPPGIPATPPSTLPVAGPLARSAADLRVALEALGGPDGDEARAWRWSLPPARGARLADYRIGYVLDHPRCPVSPEVGDALAATVEALRKAGAQLTEGWPQGMTAEDQFDTYYMLLVAHFVPPVHADQIPALRQRAAVQDGSYLARYALAVTASDAYMQAMETRRRQARGVWQAYFRTHDAFLLPTALVPAFPHDPAGTPLLRVLATPRGERPYLDICFWTSFASLAGLPATTAPVGLTAGGLPVGVQIVGPYLEDATSIDLAGRLADVVGGFRPPPGF
- a CDS encoding mandelate racemase/muconate lactonizing enzyme family protein → MKTMLVSRVVPCLADLGGGKNLCFVKVETDGGPHGWGECYTQADRDTSIVALVEALGRYLVGRDAAQITHFVHWAYHDFAAKRGAMDFWSAVSGLEQALWDIAGKRHGAPVHVLLGGPCRERIRVYANGWYGGAKAPADYAARARETAGRGFTALKFDPFPGPWRTHVSREAEEAAVASVAAVREAVGPAVDLLIEVHRRLAPMHAVRIARAMERYRPFWYEEPVSSTNLEALAECRRQIAIPIVTGEELYTRAEFRRCFELRAADIVNPDVCNCGGIQELRAIAQMAEPSLVTVSPHNYNSTTVGLAATLHVSAAIPNFLITEYFVNFEARGREIARPPIEIREGYVDVPTEPGLGIELDETALARFPARVSTGRTMPAPGDETP